The nucleotide window tactacacccgagaggggttgcttgatatcacaaaaggagcatgtcccttgtcatacccgagagggatgcaaggagagaaattggttaattaatttagcatcattcatattgaaatgcatcaatacttgcaagggaggttagtggtagacaatctaaatcataactttcatccatttgatcactaatttagtttagagtaatttagtttacatttgagcatctagttgttttcaattcaaaactatcttcaaaaaccaaaatcaaatcactactccatcttgcacatactcaccatgagcctagatttccttgtgaatttagatttgtgattgtacatttgcatattctagctctccttaggttcacaccctagctagtgaaatgaatcaaatcctcgtgggttcgacaacctttcttaaatccctatactattacttgtaccccttatacttgagggtggctatttggctaacaataATTACATTGTATCATATCCATTCCCTTACGCAATCATGAGGTTGGCAGATCTTACAATGATAGCCCAGATTGCAGGATTTTGTTTCAAAGAGATTCAGATCTGAAGTGTGTTGTGTTTCagatttagatttttttttcttagagtTTTCATGGAAGCTTTTGTCGATAAATTTGTGGGGATTTCAAGGAGAAATAGCAAAAGGACAGAATTCTACAGGAGTTCAGGTCGTTCAAATTCTTCATAGCTTAGAACACGCACGCATATCTTCTGATCGAGATCTAGATTACCCAACCATGGCAGTTTCTATAGaggagagagggaggagagtgggTATTTCGATCAAATCAATTTTGTATTGCATTAAACAGGTCCACATGTCATTAATATATGTGTGCGTCAAACCACTTCAGCATGCCACTTGGTTTGACGGTAGCACAGAAAAATTTCTCATCCTTTTTGGATGCTGGCCATCATTTACGTCAGCTCATATGGCTGCAATTTGAACCTTCTGACACGTGCCCAAGGAATACTTTGTTTCAATAAATGCCCTAGATAGTTTGACACTATTACAATATTGCCATCCTATTATGGCCAAATACGTAAATAATTTGGGAATCTATGGGCTTCTTTTGGGAAGGGGAggtgcttcctttttttttgaatagttcCCCTTATTCTAATAAGGTTGAAAAGTGACTATCGCCGGAGGGATTGAGAATGCAATCAcccattttttatatatttaattatgAAAAGTGAAATCTATACCGGTTAATTTGTAATCTacacacttattctttcattttttggttaaattctcagaaaaagataaaatttattttagtaaagacaaaatttaagatttgtggccttaaTTTTAGGTGTCATGctatgtcacctacacacatcacttatttgtcaaatcatgtcatgtaatttcCTTGAGAAAAAGATCatcttatcattccaaaatctaatgactcaaaactttattattattattatttttcattttttcttttcattacgcTCATgtttagatttaaacaacaattttttttcttcaatcaagaatagaaaaaatttcatataattcagtcaatagatttgcacatacattcAATCAgtagatttgcataacacatgtatatgaattcaaccctTGTTGTGttcctgtaaattttgaaaatataatgtgaaaaatacatattcatatgattatatatattcttttattcatttttctctctatgtagctagggtttaaacgttatatttgagtttattattttttatttatttttttccttatatttagattgtagataatataataaattattGTTGCTattaacatgaaattttttcttacctcttaatttagacatacatatgtattttccaaattcaatttattaatgcatTTTTTtgggatgaaattaatcaatatttgaaaagaaaagttaatggctatttcttgacacctaattcaatatattaatactatttagaaagaaaaataataggaaagaatttaattaaatgaagaaaaatattggtcaaagaatttgtagacatatctcttaaattataCATATTTAATAGCTGAttttttttgtcacctaattaaattaattaatgtaatttattcaccccctaacatctaaaagaaaatataaaagggtaaagttggtgttgcaatagtatgatgtgacaagatatattatgtggaattgaaaataaaatttgtagcatgacacctaggatttgaagtcataaatcttaggcctcgtGGAGTGTGAATTATAAAATGAGGAGTGTTGATTTCATTCTCCTTGATTATTAGATATTTTAGCAAATTACCACTACCTAcactttttttattataaattacCATCAGCAGGCCTGCTTTTTAAAATTCTCATGAGCTAGTGTGTAGGGCCCATGCGCAAGGAATTATACCTTGCTGTCAGATTCCTTTcctttttaaattatttatattgACAAGTAAATTACAAATATGCTCTTGTGGGTTTGATAATGTGAATTAACACTGCTGAATGTCAGTAGTattatgaaaaaaataatatttctatattcctctttgtttttcttagaaacaacacatttatttaataattccaaaaactatttatacatattacaatatgaaacttgaacaCTATATCATTTATCTCTGGCATTGCTGCCTTTATATACAAGttgctttgaatttcacctcttctcatggtGAAGAAGTTTCTCCAGCAGGATTTCTTGGAGTATTGACCCTCAATAGTATATTGACCTCCAGTAGTATACTAgccccagtagtatactgaccctcagtagtgtactgatccccagtagtatactgacccccagtagtatactagccTGGCCTTCTTGCATTTGCTCACTTCAGCATTGCTTTCATTAGCTCCATCCTGTAAGTCAACCGACAACACAGAGCATAAGGGATAACAAAGTGTGCCCAAAACTGTTTTAATAATTACAACTCTAATCCTTTCTcttcaaaaatcagatttagagtgaaaagatttgattttgatggagTATTATACTTTGCTTAATGAAATTTAAGACCACCAAACATGCTTTGAGTTAAAACCATTTCCATGGACCTTGATGTTAACATTTATTGCCCAAAAACAGAACAACCCCATCCTTGAAATTAATGCAGCTTGACAAGAAtttgccaaaaaagaaaaacaaggacAGTAGCAAATTATCAAAAGATATAGTAGTCCCAGTCATGCTGCTATTAACTTTGGATCTTGAAGAAGGCATGCAAATCCCAAAAGAGAACTTAATCCAACACCCAGTTTCCTCCACAAcctcatccttcttcttcttcttcttcttcttcttccttccctTTGATTTGCTCCCATCCCAAGTCTCCACCTTTAACAAACCCATTTTCACAAACTCTTCCAGATTCAGACTCCCATAGCTCACAGACCCAGAAATTTCACATACCACAGAGAACCCCTTTCAAACAGACCAATATGCAAACCCAAAACCTTCACACAAACTCTGAAAGCTCACAGATATGTGTGTTGCAACTCAAACTGAATCAGACCCAGATGGTCAAAATTGAAAAAGCTCACAGACCCACTTGCTTCGACTCCTTGCTTCGCCGCGTCGCCTCATCGACTACTTCGCCATCGGAGCCTCGATTTGCTACTCTGATTTGTTGCTTAGCTGCAGATATGGAAAgagaggttttgatttttgggAGAAATGGATCTGAAAGAGATatgagagagagcgagagttGTATCGTGATAGATATAGAACGAGTGGcaatttttgtaatttcataAACGATTAACTGTCCTTTTTGTCCTTAATATATTGAATTGTTACTGTAGCTAGGTTTAATTTGACCGCACGGGAACCGTGTTTGTGGCCCTTGCGCATgggaaagaaatgaaagaatttgtAGCTAGTGGTCATTAACTCTAgatatttttatataattaaaataacgATTAGCTTATTTTACATCTGTCTAGGTTTTTTGTATCTTACAGAACTGAAATTTCAAATTTACAGGCGTAGCTTACTTAGCTAATTATATCTGGAATATAAACAAAGAGAAGAAGGATCTCCATTTGGATCAACAGTGACCAACATAATCTTCAAGTGGTACAATGGACCTCCAGAAGTATTTTATTAACGAGCTAGATACATGTCCAACTTTGTTCTTTGGATCCTTGGCTGACTCTCCATGCGCTCGATGCGCATTCTCAAACATGACTTTCGTCCTCCTTCCTCAAGTCTCTGATTTTAATTTGAACACTAAAAATGAGAACAATACCGAAGTATCTATTTCATTTGGTTACTATATATAAGAACAGAATGCAAAgtgtaaatatataaatatgtatGCAGTATGGATGCTACGTACTGTGAATATATAAGAAAATTGAACTCCATTTCAAGTAAGAAAAagctatgtatatatgtataataaaCTCAAAGCCTTACATACCCTCCTCAGAATTAGAGTGTTGCCTTTGGTTATGTTTAAGCAGAGAGCCAGGTGGAGGATGATGGTGCGGTACAAGAATACAGGCAGTGAACCTAGACAACCATATGGGTTAGATTGAAGAGTATGAGACTATGAGGATAAGAATCTTGAGGTGAGAGGTCATGACACAGATCCCGTTAGATCTTCTATTTTGCTACGTAGCTATCCAATTGCCCAGCCTTTCGTTTTCAGAAATCTTTACCAAATTCTAGCGTATTGATTATACGAAAAGGGCTTCTTAATTTAGAAATCTGTAGAGTGCAACTGGTTGAGCTAGCTAAATCgaactaattaaaaagtttctCCAAGTTGAGCATCAACAAGATTACTCACCGTTTCCGTGATCGACGACGAAATATTAAATCTTAACTGGCTTAGTTAAGCACATAAACAAGCTTATAAGTACGACGTTGTTTGAAAGGATCGTCCCGATCTAATTAACCTGGCCGGATAGCTAGTTAATTAGCCGAGTATAGTGGGACTTAGCTTAAAGTTGAAGATTTGATCTTAAAAGTATGACCTTAATTTGATCAATAAACCTAGCCATATACGAAAAGGATTGGAGAGAGGATATGCGTGCAATACTGAACAATATATGGAAACTAAAGGTTGGGGAAGGCTAGCCTGCATGTGACCACTCGTTTCCACAACATTCCTCTCACCACCATTTTCCCCAAAACTCAGACCAGGTTCATCGATCAATCCCATGTATGTAAGAGGATATATGTGTTTAATCATATTCTCGTACATACATACATTGGTACCACAAGTTAGGCTTTGTTAATTTTCTTTAGCTTATACATATATACGTATTATATATGCAGCTAGCTAGCTATAAATAGTAGGCCTCTATTGCATCGCCAAGAAACCAAAACATAGCAAAGGTAAATCATTAAGAGATCATGTCAGTTGTTACCTGGAGTTCCCCTGAATACTTCATTGGGGTAGTTAGTATCAAGAGTCGAGACCccttttaattaaaaattaattaaggGTGAGTAGCTCAAGTACTTTGGTTTTATCCCACTGAAGTGTTTGGGGGAACTCTGGGTGCCATCTGGTTGCAGTAGTACTACTTATATATTATTCATCGTCAACAAGAGTTAGTCCCGGCCAGTAAATTCTTCTCAGATTTATACGCTACATGAATGCTGGCTTCATATTTGCGAGCATTATTTCAATCTTTACTTTCTGAATTCTAACTCCTTTACTTCTGAAATTGTACGGTCCAAGACAATTTTAgttattatatataattcattctTTAATTGCTTCTTGATGATTCTTGGTAAATTACATAATGCAGATCGAAGAATTACATCATGCTGCTGGGCTATACTTCAGCAATTATGGGCGATTTAGAGCAGAATGAGGGGAGCCAAACTGAACATGACGAGCCAACTAATTGGTTGGTCATCATTTGGCAGTGGCTGTTCTCATTTCTCTAGTGGTCTCTTCAAGCGTGAAAAGCGCAGAGCTGAGTAGTCAAAACTTCTTGAACTGGCGAGTGCATCGATTAATTTGAGCAAGCACCATAGCCAGGAGTAGGCATGGGAAGTGAAAGTGTGTAGTTTGAGGTAGCTAGCtaaaattcatttgtatatatgaaTATGGGACTGAACCACGTAGttccttcaatatgcatatgAGTAATTGTAGAATAAACCTAAAATCCAATTAGGGTTGAGTTGATTCGATCCTCTTATTGagttatgaacttatgattaataccaatttttattttatttttctattataACGACCATGAACAATGAAGTatttattcttaaaaaaaaaaaaaaaaaacaatgaaatatTTTTGTATATATTTCAGAGCATTAATTATCACTTGTGACTGCAACTTAATTGGCTGAAATAAGACTTCTGTTCCTTATCATACTAGGCAAGAGAAAGTGAGAAACTCAGTTTTCCTCTTCCAGTTTGGAAATAAAGACCATCATGCCTATATAAATCTATGATTATTCATGAATaattgtgaaatatatatacgCTACGCTTATTGATCACTAGTGAATGAGAAATCAATAAGTTAGATCTTTGAGTACTCTTGGGTCATGGGGCAGCTCAGTTTTCGCGTCGAGCCTCTAATCGACACGCAACTTCTACTACACGATCAGAAACCTAATTCACCTTCAGTGCCAGAACTGCCACCTCAAATTTTCATCCAATTCGTTTACAAAGTGAAACAGCACCTCTTCTTATATCCcaaaaattcatatacatatatacacttAAAGTAAGTGTATTAAGTGACTTAATTGATTATGATCAGCAAGAGATAAAGCAGGAAGTGAACACACAACTTGATCTGTGGATGGTAGATCACTCCAACCTCTCCTACCCTCTTCTTTCCCGGACACTGTCGTCGCTTGGAGTTGACCCCTCGCTGCACTCGTCCGCCGTGGATCTGATCACCTTGAACTGCAAAACGTCCGGCTACTGGCAATATTGTAACATGGGTGGTGGTTGGACGGTTCTGCCCTTGAGAGTTACCATCGAAGAAGTGCACTGCTACATGCTTCACTGCGAGACTTTTTATTGGCCCAGTGAAGTTATGGGCGATTTAATGGaactggaagaagaagaagaaaacctaGCAAGTGATTATGAAGATGTAATTGGTATAAAACCTGCGAGTGAGTCGTCGATAAAGGAGTTATTGACGAGGGTAAGGGTTGGGAATAACAAAAAAGATGTGTGCACTGTTTGTCTCGAAGAATTGAGTACTGCAGGAATATCCTATGCTATGCAGATGCCTTCCAAACATGTGTTTCACGACGAGTGTGTTGTGAGATGGCTCAAGGAGAGTCATTATTGCCCAGTTTGCCGCTTTGAGATGCCTACTATATATTGAGAACAATTAATATGTATAATTTCATGTTTGTCTTTTTAATTtgatgtttttttgtttgtttgttgaggATGTAATAATGaaagcttctattcatacctctaaaattggcatttggacctcttttttttttcaagtgatagttgattttgtcaactcatgt belongs to Rosa chinensis cultivar Old Blush chromosome 4, RchiOBHm-V2, whole genome shotgun sequence and includes:
- the LOC112199727 gene encoding E3 ubiquitin-protein ligase BIG BROTHER, giving the protein MVDHSNLSYPLLSRTLSSLGVDPSLHSSAVDLITLNCKTSGYWQYCNMGGGWTVLPLRVTIEEVHCYMLHCETFYWPSEVMGDLMELEEEEENLASDYEDVIGIKPASESSIKELLTRVRVGNNKKDVCTVCLEELSTAGISYAMQMPSKHVFHDECVVRWLKESHYCPVCRFEMPTIY